In Marivirga salinae, a single window of DNA contains:
- a CDS encoding LuxR C-terminal-related transcriptional regulator, translating to MESKSFENKIVDLLRKQQYGESNQQINEDQLIKSYAHFPNEAIYIVDCQKADVEFLTSNIGQMFGIDERVKNSLITIYENINSQDFSNIVDFGNKAMNSAIIERDKLQSLGDKFSCIYRTPNNRTIIKNTYVLAKDSLGQVSYTLGQLIDVTDLVSFTGFKYQVYGENAANLIALIGDLPEFRSTLTKREIEVLILLSKGFLSKQIADQLFISKGTVDKHRKNIIKKLQVNNSLAAYKKALDMGVLKGL from the coding sequence ATGGAATCCAAATCATTTGAAAATAAGATAGTAGACCTACTCAGGAAGCAACAATATGGCGAATCGAACCAACAAATAAATGAGGACCAGTTGATCAAAAGTTATGCCCATTTTCCCAATGAAGCCATTTATATAGTGGATTGCCAAAAAGCGGATGTAGAATTTCTTACAAGTAATATTGGGCAGATGTTCGGCATAGATGAAAGGGTCAAAAACTCATTAATTACTATTTATGAAAATATTAATTCTCAGGATTTTAGCAATATTGTCGATTTTGGTAATAAAGCAATGAACAGTGCGATTATAGAAAGAGATAAGTTGCAGTCATTAGGAGATAAATTTAGCTGCATATATAGAACGCCAAATAATAGAACAATCATAAAAAACACCTACGTGTTAGCGAAAGATTCATTGGGTCAGGTTAGCTATACCTTAGGCCAATTGATTGACGTAACTGATTTAGTGAGTTTTACAGGCTTCAAATACCAAGTATATGGTGAAAATGCAGCAAATTTAATTGCATTAATTGGTGATTTGCCAGAATTTAGATCAACACTCACTAAGCGCGAAATTGAGGTGCTAATACTGCTTTCTAAGGGATTCTTAAGCAAGCAAATTGCCGATCAACTTTTTATCAGTAAAGGAACTGTAGATAAACACAGAAAGAATATTATTAAGAAATTGCAGGTCAATAATTCTTTAGCTGCTTATAAAAAAGCTTTGGATATGGGGGTCTTAAAAGGACTTTAA
- a CDS encoding alpha/beta hydrolase yields MSDKKEEMHAVQKYGNGDQVIIMLPGGPGLSYHYLEPLAKDLAELGFQTWLFEPAGYPNHDPGFLPDSIVHYGLELSQLLEEYHLSSPILFGQSFGGSIVFEFLAKHPNYDGKVILSNTFPSAAFLKRGIQDRFESFPQTVQNNYLQAKEQGDLAGIGEIVMSEWIPQHLCRLSELPQPLLITLGESSKVTLQSHFIGPDIFSIQGVFTDWEVVSHLPNIMANILCISGANDYLNKAINLEWMEKLPHAQISIVPESSHLPFFENNSYYMKSLKEFVLK; encoded by the coding sequence ATGTCTGATAAAAAAGAGGAAATGCATGCTGTTCAAAAATACGGAAATGGCGATCAAGTCATAATTATGCTTCCTGGAGGGCCAGGTTTAAGCTATCATTACTTGGAACCATTAGCTAAAGATTTAGCGGAACTAGGATTCCAAACTTGGTTATTCGAACCTGCAGGATATCCTAATCATGATCCTGGTTTCTTACCAGATTCTATCGTCCATTATGGTTTGGAACTTTCACAATTACTGGAGGAATACCATCTTTCTAGTCCAATTTTATTTGGTCAATCATTTGGTGGATCTATCGTGTTTGAATTTTTGGCAAAGCATCCTAATTACGATGGAAAAGTAATCTTATCCAATACTTTCCCTTCAGCAGCATTTCTTAAAAGAGGTATTCAAGATCGGTTTGAAAGTTTTCCTCAGACAGTTCAAAATAACTACCTGCAAGCCAAAGAGCAAGGTGATTTAGCAGGTATTGGTGAAATTGTTATGTCAGAATGGATTCCACAGCATTTGTGTCGATTGTCAGAATTACCTCAGCCATTGTTGATAACCTTAGGAGAATCCAGTAAAGTTACTTTACAAAGTCATTTTATTGGGCCCGATATTTTTAGTATTCAAGGAGTGTTTACTGATTGGGAGGTGGTGTCTCACTTGCCAAATATCATGGCAAATATTCTGTGTATTTCAGGAGCAAATGACTATTTGAATAAAGCCATCAACTTGGAGTGGATGGAGAAGTTACCACATGCACAAATTTCTATTGTTCCTGAATCAAGTCATCTACCATTTTTTGAGAATAACAGCTATTATATGAAGTCGTTAAAGGAATTTGTACTCAAGTAA
- a CDS encoding agmatine deiminase family protein codes for MDNLIFRVIPSIEIWTRDMAPVFVETSNGKLAIADFNFDSWGYADTLDTDTKTEEIYDEMEAEYQRILGVKKVIWLKDGLLEVSHTFLGLLAVNDSTSDYTVVTTNGHTDEFSRFVNDSTILLANFDIAELSEPIAQENHQRLEANFEILLNSKDQDGKPFTIIRLPLPSTLLNTLASGDYVYEYIKTLVYKDGSKFPQGDTVSVVIPASYLILLLLIKSLSVRSTGEQGCLIKLRRKMKKQSGYCQQYSPIEK; via the coding sequence ATGGATAATCTTATCTTTCGGGTCATTCCTTCCATTGAAATATGGACAAGAGATATGGCCCCTGTCTTCGTGGAAACCAGTAATGGAAAGCTTGCCATAGCAGATTTCAACTTCGATTCTTGGGGCTATGCTGATACCTTAGATACCGACACCAAAACCGAAGAAATTTATGATGAAATGGAAGCAGAATATCAACGAATATTAGGTGTAAAAAAGGTAATTTGGCTCAAAGATGGACTACTGGAAGTCAGCCATACTTTCCTGGGACTTCTTGCTGTTAATGATAGCACAAGTGATTATACGGTGGTGACTACCAACGGCCATACAGATGAGTTCTCACGTTTTGTAAATGATTCCACTATTCTATTGGCCAATTTTGACATCGCTGAATTAAGCGAACCCATTGCGCAGGAAAATCACCAACGCTTAGAGGCAAACTTTGAAATACTCTTGAACAGTAAAGATCAGGATGGTAAGCCCTTTACGATAATTCGCTTGCCTTTACCCTCTACCCTTCTCAACACCTTGGCTTCTGGAGATTATGTGTATGAATACATTAAAACACTTGTCTATAAAGATGGGAGTAAATTTCCTCAGGGCGATACGGTTTCAGTTGTAATACCAGCCAGTTATCTAATTTTATTATTACTAATAAAGTCATTATCGGTCAGAAGTACTGGCGAGCAGGGATGCCTAATAAAATTAAGGCGCAAGATGAAGAAGCAAAGCGGATACTGTCAGCAGTATTCCCCAATAGAAAAGTAG
- a CDS encoding agmatine deiminase family protein, whose translation MPNKIKAQDEEAKRILSAVFPNRKVVMLDAPAVNLGGGGLHCISMHQPKLELNRKVVYCCQ comes from the coding sequence ATGCCTAATAAAATTAAGGCGCAAGATGAAGAAGCAAAGCGGATACTGTCAGCAGTATTCCCCAATAGAAAAGTAGTAATGTTGGATGCCCCAGCTGTCAATTTAGGTGGTGGCGGATTGCACTGCATCAGTATGCATCAGCCTAAGTTGGAATTGAATCGAAAAGTTGTTTACTGTTGCCAATAA
- a CDS encoding DUF349 domain-containing protein → MIDEKGTSENPQENNSELDNEKENVESTSENQVQDSASEQKVEPEVAQEQAESSASEQLEATTSEPKQEEAKDEAPSEDNETKNSDDTTEEEQDDNDDNEELPDYSEFNKEQLVEAIKEISKSDNFKKADRIINELKPVFDEIYEAEKKEALDKFLADGGEEGDFAMKHDELNERFEANYQLYRDRRKKHYKELEHQKDDNLKTKLEILDRLRDLVDGEETITGLNVIKEIQKEWKSVGPVPGNQSKTLWANYNALLDRYYDQRSILFELKELDRKKNLEAKKELCVKAEELAQSEDVPYAIKYLNDLHEEYKHIGPVPKEEQEPLWQRFKAASDAIYEKRKEFVKNLKEIQTENLEKKEQIIEKLKPFLDFDSDRIKEWNTKTKEILAIQKEWEATGQVPKEDAKEINKNFWGNFKQFFANKHEFFKRLDSMREENLKKKQEFVEKAKELCDSTEWNKTADQLKGLQRQWKEVGPVPEKFRESIYKEFKAACDKFFENKRAGSKDAQKEFEENLKAKEDIIAQINGLEPGDLDQLEAYEQAYGKIGFVPKEAIQKVKEDFSKAIQDFIDKSEDVLSDEQKEKVKLMAQLTKIMAGPNSDRKLNQKENSLRKKIGDLQNDIVTWKNNMEFFASSKTADKLKKEFEEKIEDAEKEISLLKKQLRIVRSID, encoded by the coding sequence ATGATAGACGAAAAAGGTACTTCTGAAAATCCACAGGAAAATAATTCTGAATTGGATAATGAGAAGGAGAATGTGGAATCCACATCAGAAAATCAAGTTCAAGATTCAGCTTCAGAGCAAAAAGTAGAACCAGAAGTAGCGCAAGAACAAGCTGAATCTTCTGCTTCAGAACAGCTTGAAGCTACTACTTCAGAACCTAAGCAAGAAGAGGCTAAGGATGAAGCTCCTTCTGAAGATAATGAAACAAAGAATTCTGACGATACTACTGAGGAAGAACAGGATGATAATGATGATAATGAAGAATTACCTGATTATTCTGAATTTAACAAAGAGCAGTTAGTGGAAGCTATCAAGGAAATTTCTAAGAGTGATAATTTCAAGAAAGCAGACCGTATCATCAATGAACTAAAACCTGTATTTGATGAGATTTATGAAGCAGAAAAGAAAGAAGCTTTAGATAAATTTTTGGCAGATGGGGGAGAAGAGGGTGATTTTGCCATGAAGCACGATGAATTGAATGAACGCTTTGAAGCAAATTATCAGCTATATAGAGATAGAAGAAAAAAACATTATAAGGAACTCGAACATCAAAAGGATGATAACCTTAAAACGAAATTAGAAATATTAGACAGATTGCGTGATTTGGTAGATGGGGAAGAAACCATCACTGGCCTAAACGTAATTAAAGAAATACAAAAAGAATGGAAATCGGTTGGTCCTGTTCCTGGAAATCAGTCCAAAACACTATGGGCCAATTATAATGCTCTTTTAGATCGATATTATGATCAGAGAAGCATTCTTTTTGAATTAAAAGAACTTGATAGAAAGAAAAACTTAGAGGCTAAGAAGGAGCTTTGTGTGAAAGCGGAGGAATTAGCACAATCTGAGGATGTTCCTTATGCTATTAAGTATTTGAATGATTTACATGAAGAGTATAAACATATTGGCCCTGTTCCTAAGGAAGAACAAGAGCCACTTTGGCAGAGGTTTAAAGCCGCTTCTGATGCTATTTATGAAAAGCGTAAAGAGTTTGTTAAGAATTTAAAAGAAATTCAAACTGAGAACCTTGAAAAAAAGGAGCAGATCATTGAAAAACTTAAACCATTTTTAGATTTCGATTCAGATAGAATTAAAGAATGGAATACAAAAACCAAGGAAATCTTAGCGATTCAAAAAGAATGGGAAGCCACAGGGCAAGTTCCCAAAGAAGATGCCAAGGAAATCAATAAGAACTTCTGGGGTAATTTCAAGCAGTTCTTTGCTAACAAACACGAGTTTTTCAAGCGATTGGATAGCATGCGAGAAGAAAACTTGAAGAAAAAGCAAGAATTTGTTGAGAAAGCAAAGGAATTGTGTGACAGCACGGAATGGAATAAAACAGCTGATCAATTAAAAGGCCTGCAAAGACAATGGAAAGAGGTGGGCCCAGTCCCGGAGAAATTCAGAGAAAGCATCTACAAAGAATTCAAAGCTGCATGTGATAAGTTCTTCGAAAACAAAAGAGCTGGCTCTAAAGATGCTCAAAAAGAGTTTGAGGAGAACTTAAAAGCTAAAGAAGATATCATTGCTCAAATTAATGGACTAGAGCCTGGTGATTTAGATCAATTAGAGGCTTATGAACAAGCTTATGGCAAGATAGGATTTGTTCCTAAGGAGGCTATTCAGAAGGTTAAAGAAGACTTCTCAAAAGCTATTCAAGACTTTATCGATAAATCTGAAGATGTTTTAAGTGACGAACAGAAAGAAAAAGTGAAATTGATGGCCCAGCTTACCAAAATAATGGCTGGACCGAATTCTGATCGCAAATTGAATCAAAAAGAGAATTCTTTAAGAAAGAAGATAGGAGATTTGCAGAATGACATCGTTACATGGAAAAACAACATGGAGTTTTTTGCATCATCCAAGACTGCAGACAAATTGAAAAAAGAATTTGAAGAAAAAATTGAGGACGCAGAAAAGGAAATCTCTCTGTTAAAGAAGCAGTTACGTATAGTTCGTTCCATTGATTGA
- a CDS encoding YqgE/AlgH family protein, translated as MEFFEFKNIEQPQKGDLLLSEPFLPDHNFDRTVILLCEHNEEGSFGFVLNKSSILKVDEVLQDIGTFEADLYVGGPVQQNTLHFIHDIEELKEGGQKITDGLFWGGNFETLQGLMQKGALNKEKARFFVGYSGWSENQLQEEIDNNSWIIARGVHPSNIFKSPPETLWKSILEKMGGRFKIYANYPSDPNLN; from the coding sequence ATGGAATTTTTTGAATTTAAAAATATCGAACAACCACAAAAAGGGGATTTGTTGCTCTCTGAACCTTTTTTGCCGGATCATAATTTTGACAGGACTGTTATCTTATTATGTGAGCATAATGAAGAAGGTTCTTTTGGATTTGTATTAAATAAATCATCCATTTTAAAAGTAGATGAAGTATTACAAGATATTGGTACCTTCGAAGCAGATTTATATGTTGGCGGTCCAGTTCAGCAAAATACTTTACATTTTATTCACGATATAGAAGAATTAAAAGAAGGAGGTCAAAAAATTACCGATGGACTTTTTTGGGGCGGTAATTTCGAGACATTACAAGGATTGATGCAAAAAGGGGCGCTCAATAAAGAAAAAGCACGTTTTTTTGTAGGTTATAGTGGATGGTCCGAAAATCAATTACAAGAAGAAATTGATAATAATAGTTGGATTATAGCACGTGGCGTCCATCCTTCCAATATATTTAAGAGTCCTCCAGAAACACTTTGGAAAAGTATATTGGAGAAAATGGGAGGCAGATTTAAGATATATGCCAACTATCCATCGGATCCCAACCTAAATTGA
- a CDS encoding tRNA-(ms[2]io[6]A)-hydroxylase, with translation MKLRIDLKAKSSQEWIDTVMADFDSFLQDHANCERKASGMAMSFVAKFPDRLEIIPELIDTAVEELEHFRDVYAIMQSKGIQLPHKIEKDFYMEDLIKVCRSGREERFMDRLLLASLVETRGAERFKMVYEALPEGDLKKFYHRLWASEAKHGEIFVDMALHYFDKEEVYNRLDEMNEAEAEILRALPLKPALH, from the coding sequence ATGAAGTTAAGGATTGATTTAAAAGCCAAAAGCAGTCAGGAGTGGATTGATACTGTGATGGCTGATTTTGATAGTTTTTTACAAGATCATGCCAATTGTGAGCGTAAAGCATCCGGAATGGCGATGAGTTTTGTAGCTAAATTTCCTGACAGATTAGAAATTATACCTGAATTGATTGACACAGCAGTTGAAGAATTGGAACATTTTCGGGATGTTTATGCTATTATGCAATCAAAAGGAATACAGCTTCCACATAAAATAGAGAAAGATTTTTATATGGAAGATTTAATCAAAGTTTGTAGGTCGGGCAGGGAAGAAAGATTTATGGATCGTTTATTATTGGCTTCTTTGGTGGAAACAAGAGGTGCAGAACGATTTAAAATGGTATATGAAGCGTTACCTGAAGGTGATTTAAAAAAATTTTACCATAGATTGTGGGCTTCAGAGGCCAAACACGGAGAAATATTTGTGGATATGGCGCTCCATTATTTTGATAAGGAAGAAGTATACAATAGATTAGATGAAATGAATGAGGCAGAAGCTGAAATCCTCAGGGCCTTACCCCTAAAACCAGCTCTTCATTAG
- the pdxH gene encoding pyridoxamine 5'-phosphate oxidase, translated as MKKSIADIRKEYTALSLKASEVDANPVDQFLSWFDMALNAEIMEPNAMTLSTIEGNKPTSRIVLLKGVENEEFVFYTNYNSSKGQQMEKSPFVSLNFFWPELERQVRIDGEVMKVDEAKSDAYFKSRPRGSQIGAWVSPQSETIESRDVLNKRLEEIELKFKDKDVERPPHWGGYTIKPKMIEFWQGRPSRLHDRIRYTFSESKNWQIERLAP; from the coding sequence ATGAAGAAATCCATAGCAGACATCCGAAAAGAATACACAGCCCTTAGTTTAAAGGCCTCAGAAGTAGATGCAAACCCTGTAGATCAATTTTTAAGCTGGTTTGACATGGCGCTAAATGCTGAAATTATGGAGCCCAATGCCATGACCCTATCCACTATTGAAGGAAATAAGCCAACTTCAAGAATTGTTCTATTAAAAGGAGTTGAAAATGAAGAATTTGTTTTCTATACCAATTATAATAGCTCAAAAGGTCAGCAAATGGAAAAATCACCTTTTGTATCTTTGAATTTCTTTTGGCCTGAACTCGAAAGACAAGTAAGAATTGACGGAGAAGTTATGAAAGTGGATGAAGCCAAAAGTGATGCTTATTTTAAAAGTAGACCAAGAGGAAGCCAAATTGGGGCCTGGGTATCTCCTCAAAGCGAAACCATTGAAAGCAGAGATGTTTTGAATAAGCGACTTGAAGAAATCGAGTTAAAGTTTAAAGATAAAGATGTAGAAAGACCACCACATTGGGGCGGTTATACTATAAAACCAAAAATGATAGAATTTTGGCAAGGCAGACCAAGTAGATTGCATGATAGAATTCGATATACTTTTTCAGAATCAAAGAATTGGCAAATTGAAAGATTAGCTCCTTGA
- a CDS encoding glycosyltransferase, protein MSNLYFERYAYPDRFIDEPIKRGTFVNVVIPVYKEENLIPTLTSLVACKETNYPVEIILVVNHPENVEQEVKNQSQKTVEEIEGFVNQNPSELTFHIIKAFDLPAKKAGVGLARKIGMDEAAYRFNSINQNGVILCFDADSQCLPNYLQEIEKHFLNNINCTGVSVHYEHPLYLDNGEINEAIILYELHLRYYIQALKYTGYPFAFHTIGSSMAVRSSVYQKQGGMNQRKAGEDFYFLHKIIPLGNFHTISTTKVIPSSRLSDRVPFGTGRAMQEHQSQSKDLNLSYDFESFRLIKELLKEIDNESFIDNIPKVILEFLKDSGLQIELEKIKSQSKNKEHFRDRFFEWFNGFKMLKLVHYLRDNYCSEKGLVVHSRKLLKEIGFQQNGDLEALELLEIYRKLDTEV, encoded by the coding sequence ATGTCAAACTTATATTTTGAGCGATATGCGTACCCTGACCGATTTATTGATGAGCCTATAAAAAGAGGGACTTTTGTTAATGTAGTCATACCTGTTTATAAAGAAGAGAATTTAATTCCTACTTTAACATCATTAGTTGCATGTAAAGAAACCAACTATCCTGTGGAGATCATATTGGTAGTTAATCACCCTGAAAATGTTGAACAGGAAGTAAAAAACCAAAGCCAAAAAACAGTAGAAGAAATTGAAGGCTTCGTAAATCAAAATCCTTCGGAATTGACTTTCCATATCATAAAAGCTTTTGATTTACCTGCTAAAAAGGCTGGGGTCGGATTGGCCAGAAAAATTGGAATGGATGAAGCTGCTTATAGGTTTAATTCAATCAATCAAAATGGAGTCATTCTTTGTTTTGATGCTGATAGCCAATGTCTTCCCAATTATTTACAAGAAATAGAAAAGCATTTTTTAAATAACATTAATTGCACAGGTGTCTCCGTTCACTACGAACACCCCTTATATTTAGATAATGGAGAAATCAATGAAGCTATTATTTTATACGAATTGCATTTGCGCTATTATATCCAAGCATTGAAATATACTGGATATCCTTTTGCATTTCATACGATTGGTTCCAGTATGGCAGTTCGTTCTTCAGTTTATCAAAAGCAAGGCGGAATGAATCAAAGAAAGGCCGGAGAGGACTTTTATTTTCTACATAAGATCATTCCGCTGGGTAATTTTCATACTATTTCTACCACCAAAGTAATCCCATCTTCCAGATTATCAGACAGAGTACCTTTTGGAACTGGTAGAGCCATGCAAGAGCATCAAAGCCAATCGAAAGACTTGAATTTAAGCTATGACTTTGAAAGCTTCAGATTAATAAAGGAGCTTTTAAAGGAAATAGATAACGAAAGCTTTATTGACAATATCCCAAAAGTGATATTGGAGTTTTTAAAGGATTCTGGCTTGCAAATCGAATTGGAAAAGATAAAATCCCAATCAAAAAATAAAGAGCACTTTCGAGATAGGTTTTTCGAATGGTTTAATGGCTTTAAAATGCTGAAATTGGTTCATTATCTGAGAGATAACTATTGCTCTGAAAAGGGATTAGTCGTTCATTCACGTAAATTATTGAAGGAAATTGGCTTCCAACAAAATGGTGATTTAGAGGCTTTAGAATTGTTGGAGATTTATAGGAAATTGGATACTGAGGTCTGA
- the bshB1 gene encoding bacillithiol biosynthesis deacetylase BshB1, which translates to MKLSILAFAAHPDDIELSCAGTLAKHAEMGEDVGIIDLTEGEMGTRGTPKLRLEEAAASADILGLKVRENLGFDDVFFKNDLAHQTEIVKKIRQYQPDIILANAISDRHPDHGRAADLLTESVFLAGLKKFETTDDNGNIQEAYRPNKVYHYIQSLPITPDFVVDVSDQWEKKMKSVKAYDSQFHKPGSEEPETYISSPRFMKMIEARAMEFGQIIGVDYAEGFTVERYLGVKDLNGLI; encoded by the coding sequence ATGAAATTAAGTATTTTAGCATTTGCTGCACATCCAGATGATATAGAACTTTCATGTGCGGGTACTTTAGCCAAGCATGCGGAAATGGGAGAGGACGTTGGGATTATTGATTTAACGGAAGGAGAAATGGGTACTCGTGGAACTCCTAAGTTAAGATTAGAAGAAGCTGCAGCAAGTGCAGATATTTTGGGTTTAAAAGTTCGTGAAAATTTAGGCTTTGATGATGTTTTTTTTAAAAATGACCTTGCACATCAGACTGAAATAGTTAAAAAAATTAGACAATATCAGCCCGATATTATCCTAGCAAATGCAATTTCTGATCGACATCCAGATCATGGTAGGGCTGCTGATCTGTTAACCGAATCTGTATTTTTAGCGGGCTTAAAGAAATTTGAAACTACAGATGACAATGGGAATATTCAGGAAGCATACCGACCCAATAAAGTTTATCATTACATTCAAAGCTTGCCTATCACACCAGACTTTGTAGTGGATGTTAGTGATCAATGGGAGAAAAAAATGAAATCAGTAAAAGCTTATGATTCTCAATTTCATAAGCCTGGTTCAGAGGAGCCAGAGACTTATATTTCAAGTCCAAGATTTATGAAAATGATTGAAGCCAGAGCAATGGAATTTGGTCAAATTATAGGCGTTGACTATGCTGAAGGCTTCACGGTAGAAAGATATTTAGGCGTTAAGGATTTGAATGGGCTTATCTAA
- the trxB gene encoding thioredoxin-disulfide reductase produces MTEEKVNVLIVGSGPAGYTAAIYAARAGLKPVLYQGGQPGGQLTITNDVENYPGYPDGINGPQMMVDFQKQAERFGTDVRFGLATKVDFSGYPHKVIIDDKHEITANAVIISTGASAKWLGLESEQRLNGLGVSACAVCDGFFYKGQDVVVVGAGDTAAEETTYLSNICNKVTMIVRRDEMRASKIMQRRVEKAKNIEVLWNTETEEVLGKDEVEGVRVVNNLTGEKTEIKATGFFVAIGHKPNTEIFKDFLDLNEAGYIITKSGSTKTKVEGVFASGDAQDFIYRQAVTAAGTGCMAALDAERFLAEKEDELEEQEVAEKA; encoded by the coding sequence ATGACAGAAGAAAAAGTAAATGTACTTATTGTAGGTTCAGGACCAGCAGGATATACAGCCGCTATTTATGCAGCAAGAGCTGGTTTGAAACCAGTATTATATCAAGGTGGACAACCAGGTGGTCAATTGACCATTACGAATGATGTTGAAAATTACCCTGGATATCCAGATGGTATTAATGGTCCACAAATGATGGTGGACTTTCAAAAGCAAGCAGAAAGATTCGGTACTGATGTTAGGTTCGGATTAGCTACTAAGGTCGATTTTAGTGGATACCCTCATAAAGTTATTATTGACGATAAACACGAAATCACGGCTAATGCTGTAATCATTTCTACAGGTGCTTCGGCCAAGTGGTTAGGATTAGAATCTGAACAAAGATTAAACGGATTGGGAGTTTCTGCCTGTGCTGTTTGTGATGGTTTCTTTTACAAAGGACAGGATGTAGTGGTAGTAGGTGCTGGAGATACTGCTGCCGAGGAAACTACTTACCTTTCTAATATTTGTAATAAAGTGACCATGATTGTTAGAAGAGATGAAATGAGAGCTTCTAAAATCATGCAAAGAAGAGTAGAGAAGGCTAAAAACATTGAAGTTCTATGGAATACTGAAACGGAAGAAGTTTTAGGTAAAGATGAAGTTGAAGGCGTTAGAGTGGTAAATAATTTAACAGGAGAGAAAACAGAAATTAAAGCAACTGGATTCTTTGTTGCAATTGGACACAAGCCAAATACCGAGATTTTTAAAGATTTCTTAGATTTAAATGAAGCCGGTTACATTATCACTAAATCTGGTAGTACAAAAACCAAAGTAGAAGGTGTTTTTGCTTCAGGTGATGCACAAGACTTTATTTATCGTCAGGCTGTAACAGCGGCAGGAACTGGCTGTATGGCTGCATTGGATGCCGAGCGATTTTTGGCTGAAAAAGAAGATGAATTAGAAGAACAAGAAGTAGCTGAAAAAGCGTAA
- a CDS encoding sigma-70 family RNA polymerase sigma factor: protein MRQLKISKQITNRESQSLDKYLQEIGKVDLLTPDEEVDLAVRIKQGDQLALEKLTKANLRFVVSVAKQYQNQGLSLGDLINEGNLGLIKAAQRFDETRGFKFISYAVWWIRQSILQALAEQSRIVRLPLNRVGSLNKISKTFSTLEQKFEREPSPDELAEVLEVTSNEVVDTMKISGRHVSMDAPFVQGEENSLLDVLENDGEESPDDELMNDSLRREVQRALSTLTQREADVITLYFGLNGEHSMTLEEIGEKFNLTRERVRQIKEKAIRRLRHTSRSKALKPYLG from the coding sequence ATGAGACAGCTCAAGATTAGCAAGCAAATCACCAATCGGGAGAGTCAATCCCTCGATAAGTACTTACAAGAGATAGGTAAAGTAGATTTGTTGACTCCAGACGAAGAAGTAGATTTAGCCGTTCGGATTAAACAAGGTGACCAACTTGCACTTGAAAAATTGACTAAAGCCAATTTGCGTTTCGTTGTGTCTGTGGCCAAACAATACCAGAATCAAGGTTTATCCTTAGGAGACTTGATTAATGAAGGAAACTTAGGTTTGATCAAAGCAGCACAAAGATTTGACGAAACAAGGGGTTTTAAATTCATTTCTTATGCAGTATGGTGGATCAGACAATCCATATTGCAAGCATTGGCGGAACAATCTCGGATTGTACGTCTTCCATTGAACAGAGTAGGATCTTTGAATAAGATATCTAAAACCTTCTCTACTTTGGAGCAAAAGTTTGAAAGAGAACCATCTCCGGATGAGTTAGCTGAAGTTTTAGAGGTTACTTCTAATGAAGTGGTTGATACCATGAAAATCTCTGGTCGTCACGTATCCATGGATGCACCTTTCGTTCAAGGTGAAGAAAATAGCTTGTTGGACGTATTGGAAAATGACGGTGAAGAATCTCCTGATGATGAATTAATGAATGATTCATTGAGAAGAGAAGTACAAAGAGCCTTATCTACTTTAACTCAAAGAGAAGCAGATGTAATCACGCTTTACTTTGGATTGAATGGTGAGCACTCAATGACACTTGAAGAAATAGGAGAGAAATTCAATTTAACAAGAGAAAGAGTACGACAAATCAAAGAAAAAGCTATTAGAAGGCTTAGACATACTTCCAGAAGTAAAGCCTTAAAGCCTTACTTAGGATAA